The Arctopsyche grandis isolate Sample6627 chromosome 5, ASM5162203v2, whole genome shotgun sequence genome includes a window with the following:
- the LOC143911531 gene encoding cytochrome c oxidase assembly factor 6 homolog: MSFPAKKDREVCWGARDRYWECLDKHNIGPDDAVPSACNETKKQFENMCPGQWVKHFNRKRDYIIFKKQLEANGPTPQT; encoded by the coding sequence ATGTCTTTTCCGGCAAAGAAGGACAGGGAAGTGTGCTGGGGTGCTAGAGATCGTTATTGGGAATGTTTGGACAAACATAATATAGGACCCGATGATGCTGTTCCGTCAGCGTGCAACGAGACAAAGaaacaatttgaaaatatgtgtCCCGGGCAATGGGTTAAACATTTCAATAGGAAAAGGGACTACATTATATTTAAGAAACAACTCGAAGCCAATGGACCGACCCCACAAacgtaa